The proteins below come from a single Drosophila miranda strain MSH22 chromosome Y unlocalized genomic scaffold, D.miranda_PacBio2.1 Contig_Y1_pilon, whole genome shotgun sequence genomic window:
- the LOC117191774 gene encoding myosin heavy chain, non-muscle-like, translated as MSEEVDRNDPELKYLSVERNQYNDPATQAEWTQKRLVWVPHENQVSSTEEPLPTYSSCIFAHSFLC; from the coding sequence ATGTCGGAAGAAGTAGATCGCAACGATCCCGAGCTGAAATACCTTTCGGTGGAACGGAACCAATACAATGATCCGGCCACACAGGCGGAATGGACACAGAAGCGCCTGGTCTGGGTGCCCCACGAGAATCAAGTGAGTTCTACTGAAGAACCCTTGCCCACATATTCCTCCTGCATATTCGCACATTCATTTCTCTGCTGA